The Mammaliicoccus sciuri genome window below encodes:
- a CDS encoding SDR family oxidoreductase, with protein sequence MFSKHESLKDKVVVITGGSGVLCRTIAKELGKQGMQIAILNRTYDKGAEVVKEIEAEGGIARNYSVDVTNEESLTKAKDEILEAFGKIDYLINGAGGNNPDAITDSESYNAEDKKNFFDLEQSGFEHVFNNNFIGSFVAAKVFGKELLKSEHASIINFSSMSSYAPMTKVPAYSAAKAAINNFTQWLAVYFAEEDIRVNAIAPGFFLTEQNRDLLLNEDGSLTARSEKILSQTPLGEFGKPEALIGTILWLLDKEYSSFVNGITVPVDGGFMAYSGV encoded by the coding sequence ATGTTTAGTAAACATGAAAGTTTAAAAGATAAAGTTGTTGTAATTACAGGTGGAAGCGGTGTGCTTTGTAGAACAATTGCGAAAGAATTAGGCAAACAAGGCATGCAAATCGCCATTTTAAATCGTACTTATGATAAAGGTGCAGAAGTTGTTAAAGAAATAGAAGCTGAAGGTGGTATTGCTCGTAACTATTCAGTTGATGTGACAAATGAAGAATCGCTTACAAAAGCTAAAGATGAAATTTTAGAAGCATTTGGAAAAATTGACTATTTAATTAATGGTGCAGGTGGTAATAACCCTGACGCTATTACAGATTCAGAATCATATAATGCTGAAGATAAAAAGAACTTTTTCGATTTAGAACAAAGTGGATTTGAACATGTATTTAATAATAATTTTATTGGTTCATTTGTTGCTGCTAAAGTATTCGGTAAAGAATTACTGAAGTCAGAGCATGCCAGTATTATTAATTTTTCTTCTATGAGCAGTTATGCACCAATGACTAAAGTCCCAGCATATAGTGCAGCAAAAGCTGCCATTAATAATTTTACTCAGTGGTTGGCAGTTTATTTTGCAGAGGAAGATATTAGAGTCAATGCGATAGCACCAGGATTTTTCTTAACAGAACAAAATAGAGACTTATTATTAAATGAAGACGGAAGTCTGACGGCACGTTCAGAAAAAATATTAAGCCAAACCCCACTTGGAGAATTTGGAAAACCAGAAGCACTTATCGGTACGATTTTATGGTTATTAGATAAAGAATATTCATCATTTGTAAATGGCATTACTGTACCAGTTGATGGCGGTTTTATGGCATACTCAGGCGTTTAA
- a CDS encoding MFS transporter: protein MGKIGRNGKIILIFLFLAGVINYLDRSALSVAAPFIQEDLKLTPGQMGIIFSSFSIGYAIFNFVGGVASDKFGAKITLFVAMIVWSLFSGAIVLVVGFVSLFIVRILFGMGEGPLSATINKMVNNWYPPSKRATAVGLANSGTPLGGAISGPIVGYIALHLGWRVSFVAIMVIGLIWAISWWFFAKEKPDYIEETKIDEKADIAPVTTFKLGYYLKNPTVLFTAFAFFAYNYILFFFLTWFPSYLVDARNLSIENMSLITVIPWVLGFLGLAMSGIVSDFVYKHTVQKGVLFSRKVVLVVCLFLSAVCIGISGIVTTTAGAVTLVVLSVLFLYLTGAIYWAIVQDVVDSNNVGSVGGFMHLLANTAGIIGPTITGYIIQTTGTYTAAFLLAGGLAVIASIAVIFFVKPIVKPESV, encoded by the coding sequence ATGGGGAAAATAGGTAGAAATGGCAAGATTATTTTAATATTTCTATTTTTAGCGGGTGTTATCAATTATTTAGATCGTTCTGCACTTTCAGTAGCAGCACCATTTATACAAGAGGATTTAAAATTAACACCAGGTCAAATGGGTATTATTTTTAGTAGTTTTTCAATTGGTTATGCAATTTTCAACTTTGTCGGTGGTGTAGCTTCTGATAAATTTGGTGCAAAAATCACATTGTTTGTTGCAATGATTGTTTGGTCACTATTTAGTGGTGCGATCGTTTTAGTAGTCGGATTTGTAAGTTTATTTATTGTTCGAATATTGTTTGGAATGGGTGAAGGTCCATTAAGTGCAACGATTAATAAGATGGTCAATAACTGGTATCCGCCTTCAAAACGTGCAACAGCTGTAGGACTAGCAAACAGTGGTACACCTCTTGGTGGTGCTATTTCAGGTCCGATAGTTGGATATATCGCTTTACATTTAGGTTGGAGAGTATCTTTCGTAGCTATTATGGTCATTGGTTTAATTTGGGCTATATCTTGGTGGTTCTTTGCGAAAGAAAAACCAGATTATATTGAAGAAACTAAAATTGATGAAAAAGCAGATATAGCACCAGTTACTACATTTAAATTAGGATACTACTTAAAGAATCCAACTGTGCTCTTTACAGCATTTGCTTTCTTTGCTTATAACTATATTTTATTCTTCTTCTTAACATGGTTCCCAAGTTATTTAGTTGATGCTCGAAACTTAAGTATAGAAAACATGAGTTTAATTACTGTCATACCGTGGGTTTTAGGATTTTTAGGGTTAGCAATGAGTGGTATAGTATCAGACTTTGTTTATAAACATACTGTTCAAAAAGGTGTGCTTTTCTCTAGAAAAGTTGTTCTAGTTGTTTGTTTATTCCTTTCAGCTGTGTGTATCGGTATTTCGGGAATAGTCACAACAACTGCGGGTGCTGTAACGTTAGTTGTCTTATCTGTTTTATTCTTATATTTGACAGGCGCAATTTATTGGGCGATTGTACAAGACGTTGTAGATAGTAATAATGTTGGATCTGTTGGTGGTTTTATGCATTTATTAGCCAATACAGCGGGTATAATTGGTCCAACTATTACAGGTTATATTATTCAAACAACAGGAACATACACAGCTGCCTTTCTACTTGCAGGTGGATTAGCAGTGATAGCTTCTATCGCCGTTATATTCTTTGTTAAACCAATTGTAAAACCTGAAAGCGTATAA
- a CDS encoding tagaturonate epimerase family protein translates to MEGLHQIISSVKKDELPESEIIKVYEKSLFKEKNTSIIMIKAENEKYLLAVGNDHLFQDLNGEEYGNDAKLCSLTHENRLALNQYFEFTKPRAFGQNETTIGLGDRLGLATPGHVEAVRTSKMRPVFAQQSIRELDLTNRKMEDVIDSAAYSVIQAGYTDGYGADGDHLKEESDIKHELELGISMLTLDCSDYIRNDVDLDNHDEVEAAYQPFNQEIKQYYEDKYLGKSYQIEHNDLVFDKHELMKVVVVYHKAIEYMVYIYKTYIEPLDRDIDFEISIDETMTITTPFDHFFVSKELYDQDVQVTSLAPRFCGEFQKGIDYIGDIAQFEQELEVHANIADYFKYKLSIHSGSDKFSVFPLISEKTHKRFHLKTAGTNWLEAVRLIAIHEPKLYRNIHQYALDHFAETQKYYHITPNIEDIKPIEQLTESQYKSYLEDDNARQLLHVSYGLLLTVKNDNGHYIFKDDIYAILEKYEDEYAELLKNHIGKHLELLNFNSK, encoded by the coding sequence ATGGAAGGATTACATCAAATTATTTCTTCTGTGAAAAAAGATGAATTACCTGAATCAGAAATCATAAAAGTATATGAAAAATCTCTATTCAAAGAAAAAAATACAAGTATTATCATGATTAAAGCTGAAAACGAAAAGTATTTATTAGCAGTTGGTAATGATCATTTATTTCAAGATCTTAATGGTGAAGAATATGGTAATGATGCAAAATTGTGCTCATTAACTCATGAAAATAGATTAGCGTTAAATCAATATTTTGAATTTACAAAACCGCGAGCATTTGGTCAGAATGAAACAACGATAGGTTTAGGTGATAGATTAGGTCTTGCGACACCTGGCCATGTTGAAGCAGTACGAACTTCTAAAATGAGACCTGTTTTTGCACAACAAAGTATTCGAGAATTAGATTTAACAAATCGAAAAATGGAAGATGTTATCGACTCAGCAGCTTACAGTGTTATACAAGCAGGTTATACAGATGGTTACGGTGCAGATGGTGATCATCTTAAAGAAGAAAGCGATATTAAACATGAATTAGAGCTCGGTATTTCGATGTTAACTTTAGATTGTTCTGATTACATTAGAAATGATGTTGATTTAGACAATCATGATGAAGTAGAAGCTGCCTATCAACCGTTTAATCAAGAGATAAAGCAATACTATGAAGATAAGTACTTAGGTAAGTCTTATCAAATCGAACATAATGATTTGGTGTTTGATAAACATGAACTTATGAAAGTTGTTGTCGTTTATCATAAAGCAATCGAATACATGGTTTATATATACAAAACTTACATCGAGCCTTTAGATAGAGATATTGATTTTGAAATTTCTATTGATGAAACAATGACTATTACAACACCTTTTGATCACTTTTTCGTATCAAAGGAATTATATGATCAAGACGTGCAAGTGACGAGTTTAGCACCAAGGTTTTGTGGAGAATTTCAAAAAGGTATAGATTATATTGGTGATATTGCTCAGTTTGAACAAGAACTTGAAGTACATGCTAATATTGCAGATTATTTTAAATATAAATTAAGCATTCACTCAGGTAGTGATAAATTCTCAGTATTTCCTTTAATAAGTGAAAAGACGCATAAACGTTTCCATCTAAAAACAGCAGGTACAAACTGGTTAGAAGCTGTGCGCTTAATAGCCATACATGAACCAAAACTATATCGAAATATACATCAATATGCTTTGGATCATTTTGCAGAAACGCAAAAATATTATCACATCACGCCTAATATTGAAGATATAAAGCCAATTGAGCAATTAACTGAATCACAATATAAATCTTATTTAGAAGATGATAATGCAAGACAACTTCTACATGTCTCATATGGATTATTGCTGACAGTTAAAAATGATAATGGTCACTATATTTTTAAAGATGATATATATGCCATTTTAGAAAAATATGAAGATGAATATGCTGAATTACTTAAAAATCATATTGGTAAACATTTGGAACTATTGAACTTTAATTCAAAATAA
- a CDS encoding alcohol dehydrogenase catalytic domain-containing protein, which yields MKSIVCEEPGKMSIQETKEQSFIEDDHILINVKHIGICGTDIHAYGGNQPFFEYPRILGHELSGIVKEIGKNVEDISIDDKVTIIPYVHCGKCLACRNNKTNCCQNIEVIGVHRDGGYDRIFISSSSKFD from the coding sequence ATGAAATCAATTGTTTGTGAAGAACCTGGGAAAATGAGTATTCAAGAAACTAAAGAACAAAGCTTCATAGAAGATGACCATATATTAATTAATGTAAAACATATTGGAATATGTGGAACAGATATTCATGCCTATGGTGGCAATCAGCCATTTTTTGAATATCCTAGAATATTAGGACATGAATTGTCAGGGATCGTTAAAGAGATTGGAAAAAATGTTGAAGATATTTCGATAGACGATAAAGTTACGATCATACCTTATGTCCATTGTGGAAAATGTTTAGCTTGTCGTAATAATAAGACGAATTGTTGCCAGAACATAGAAGTAATCGGTGTACATAGAGATGGGGGGTATGACAGAATATTTATCAGTTCCAGCTCAAAATTTGATTAA
- a CDS encoding zinc-binding dehydrogenase, translating into MTEYLSVPAQNLIKVNDLPIHMSAMIEPLSIGAHGVNRADVQSGETVLVVGAGPIGLGVARFSKLKGAKVIVVDLSAERLEFCKEWSECDETIVVSPSIIDDILSVNDNEYPTIVFDATGNKKSMEQAFNYVNHGGKIVYVGLVKDTIEFVDPEFHAKEITLMGSRNATLDDFEFVIEQIRQGKIQESYFSKHIKFEDVPEFFKQGKFQTNKTLIEL; encoded by the coding sequence ATGACAGAATATTTATCAGTTCCAGCTCAAAATTTGATTAAAGTTAACGATTTACCGATTCATATGTCTGCTATGATTGAACCTTTAAGCATTGGTGCACATGGTGTTAATAGAGCAGATGTTCAATCAGGTGAAACAGTATTGGTTGTTGGAGCTGGTCCAATCGGTTTAGGCGTTGCTCGTTTCTCTAAATTAAAAGGTGCAAAGGTTATTGTAGTTGATCTTAGTGCTGAAAGATTAGAATTTTGTAAAGAATGGTCTGAGTGTGATGAAACGATAGTAGTTAGTCCTTCCATTATTGACGACATACTTTCAGTAAATGATAATGAATATCCAACAATTGTGTTTGATGCAACTGGGAATAAGAAGTCTATGGAACAAGCATTTAATTACGTTAATCATGGCGGTAAAATAGTCTACGTCGGTTTAGTTAAAGACACTATTGAATTTGTAGACCCAGAATTTCATGCTAAAGAAATAACACTTATGGGAAGTAGAAATGCGACATTAGATGATTTCGAATTTGTAATTGAGCAAATTCGACAAGGTAAAATACAAGAAAGCTATTTTTCTAAGCATATTAAATTCGAAGATGTCCCAGAATTTTTTAAGCAAGGGAAGTTTCAAACGAATAAAACACTTATAGAACTTTAA
- a CDS encoding BglG family transcription antiterminator, with amino-acid sequence MEGDNQEKLIHYLLNAHSFVDSNRLAKHLDVSTKTIYRLVKRINDYYKEPLIISQKGKGYRIDDKEYIEQHETGQLHQNDLFSPIERRNMMTKDLLLISPKSISIFNIIERYYISESVLNTDERKIEEMLKRFNLNLERKNRHLSINGDESDIRNALLELIGDGQLSNFSAYNVIDQTEDKDAHFVQEQINKIESYKDMIIPYPYNVNIFSHLYILIMRFRKRGVIKQDKDRKTPELIKLKNEYQSFYRMSDMVIGNVEQYLHTQLPENERIYLFEYLISSRFETQNVQHNQEDMQYSQEVIDITNALIDGASQELNHSFKNIDLEQQLLKHIKPMLKRIEHGLNVRNALIEQIKIEYPHVFTVIRQISDQISETYHIKKMNDDEIGFLTLYFAKELERNPKKIQTLITCTTGIGTSELLKTKIDRNVPEIEIVDVKSSFDLQEDDLHKIDLIISTVHIPEVKQIPIVVISAMFNKNDQIKLRKMIEMLGDNNE; translated from the coding sequence ATGGAAGGTGATAATCAAGAGAAGTTAATTCATTACTTATTAAATGCGCATTCGTTTGTCGATTCGAATCGATTGGCTAAACATCTAGATGTTTCTACTAAAACGATTTATCGACTTGTTAAACGTATAAATGATTATTATAAAGAGCCTCTTATTATATCTCAAAAAGGTAAGGGCTATCGTATTGATGATAAAGAATATATTGAACAGCATGAAACGGGGCAACTTCATCAAAATGATTTGTTTTCTCCTATTGAAAGACGAAATATGATGACTAAAGATTTATTGTTAATCTCCCCTAAGTCGATATCTATCTTTAATATTATCGAACGTTATTATATTTCTGAAAGTGTACTAAATACAGATGAGAGAAAAATAGAAGAGATGTTAAAACGTTTTAATTTAAATTTAGAAAGAAAGAATCGTCATTTATCTATAAATGGTGATGAGAGTGATATTCGAAATGCATTGTTAGAACTCATTGGAGATGGGCAACTGTCTAATTTCTCTGCATATAATGTTATTGATCAAACTGAAGATAAAGATGCACATTTTGTCCAAGAACAAATAAATAAGATTGAGAGTTATAAAGATATGATTATTCCTTATCCTTATAATGTAAACATTTTCTCTCATTTATATATCTTAATCATGCGCTTTAGAAAAAGAGGTGTAATCAAACAAGACAAAGATAGAAAGACACCAGAATTGATAAAGTTAAAAAATGAGTATCAATCATTTTATAGAATGAGTGACATGGTAATTGGAAATGTTGAACAATATCTTCATACTCAATTACCTGAAAATGAACGAATTTATTTGTTTGAATATCTTATTTCTTCAAGATTTGAAACGCAAAATGTTCAGCATAATCAAGAAGACATGCAATATTCACAAGAAGTCATCGACATAACAAATGCATTGATAGACGGTGCGAGTCAGGAATTAAATCATTCATTTAAAAATATTGATTTAGAGCAGCAACTTCTTAAACATATTAAACCGATGCTTAAACGAATTGAACATGGGTTAAATGTCAGAAATGCTTTAATAGAACAAATTAAAATTGAATATCCACATGTATTTACAGTTATTCGACAAATTTCAGATCAAATTTCTGAAACATATCATATTAAAAAAATGAATGACGATGAAATAGGCTTTTTAACATTGTATTTTGCGAAAGAACTTGAAAGAAACCCGAAGAAAATTCAAACATTGATTACTTGTACAACAGGCATAGGTACTTCTGAATTATTGAAAACAAAAATAGACAGAAATGTACCTGAAATTGAGATTGTAGATGTTAAATCTTCTTTTGATTTACAAGAAGATGACTTGCATAAAATAGATTTGATTATTTCAACTGTTCATATACCTGAAGTAAAGCAAATTCCAATCGTAGTCATCAGCGCAATGTTTAATAAGAATGATCAAATTAAATTGCGAAAAATGATAGAAATGTTAGGTGATAACAATGAATAA
- a CDS encoding PTS sugar transporter subunit IIA: MNKSLFYEIKTTNAIYQDVIEEVGSQLKKNQYIQSESIFIEEVHEREQHGNIEIFPEVILPHIQSEHILKTKIFLIKNETDCIHWHDQSLKLIILLNLKPQEDQAVLQDIQAFMRNLADEDFVESLI, from the coding sequence ATGAATAAATCGCTATTTTATGAAATTAAAACAACTAACGCAATATATCAAGATGTCATAGAAGAAGTAGGTAGTCAGTTAAAGAAAAATCAATACATTCAGTCTGAAAGTATTTTTATTGAAGAAGTACATGAGAGAGAACAACATGGGAATATTGAAATTTTTCCAGAAGTGATTTTACCGCACATTCAAAGTGAGCACATTTTAAAGACTAAAATATTTTTAATAAAAAATGAGACAGATTGTATCCACTGGCATGACCAGTCATTGAAATTGATTATTTTGCTAAATCTTAAACCACAAGAAGATCAAGCAGTATTGCAAGACATTCAAGCATTTATGAGAAATTTAGCAGACGAAGACTTTGTAGAATCATTAATATAA
- a CDS encoding PTS fructose transporter subunit IIB: MNIVSICACTVGIAHTYIAAEKLEKAAEKKGHSIKIETQGTIGVENELSPEDIKQADIVLLAVDVKVSNKERFEGKKVIEIPTDVAIKSPNKLIEKIEQISQQ, encoded by the coding sequence ATGAATATCGTGAGTATTTGTGCTTGTACAGTAGGTATTGCACACACATATATCGCAGCTGAAAAGTTAGAAAAGGCAGCTGAAAAGAAAGGTCATAGTATCAAAATTGAAACGCAAGGGACAATTGGTGTAGAAAATGAATTGTCACCTGAAGATATTAAACAAGCTGATATCGTGTTGCTTGCTGTAGATGTAAAGGTGAGTAATAAAGAAAGATTTGAAGGTAAAAAAGTTATCGAAATACCGACAGATGTTGCAATAAAATCTCCAAATAAATTAATAGAAAAAATCGAACAAATTTCACAACAATAA
- a CDS encoding PTS sugar transporter subunit IIA: MNLIDVLDENTILTELETNNREETLETLVHLFDREQYIDNSEAFLEAVYKRESEGVTGIGNFVAIPHGKSSSVNKVGIAIGVLKDEVEWPSLDDKGAKVVILLAVGEDSDNSKEHLKLLSLIARKLSNDEVIEQLLNSKNKTEVVAILSN, from the coding sequence ATGAATTTAATAGATGTATTAGATGAGAACACAATCTTAACAGAACTTGAGACAAATAATAGAGAAGAAACTTTAGAAACACTCGTTCATTTATTTGATAGAGAACAATATATAGACAATTCAGAAGCGTTTTTAGAAGCGGTTTATAAAAGAGAGTCAGAAGGCGTAACAGGTATAGGTAACTTTGTGGCGATTCCACACGGGAAAAGTAGTAGCGTTAACAAAGTGGGTATTGCAATTGGCGTCTTAAAAGATGAAGTAGAGTGGCCATCTTTAGATGATAAAGGTGCGAAAGTCGTTATATTACTTGCAGTTGGTGAAGATAGCGACAATTCTAAAGAACATTTGAAACTCTTATCATTAATCGCAAGAAAGTTGAGTAATGATGAAGTGATTGAGCAATTACTAAATTCTAAAAATAAAACAGAAGTTGTAGCAATTTTATCTAACTAA
- a CDS encoding PTS transporter subunit EIIC, producing the protein MKTFFNQLNLKGHLLTAISYLIPVVCGAGFMIAIGMALGGDSSTDLTKTGYSFWDVLATLGGAGLGMLPVVIATGIAYSIADKPGIAPGLVIGLTANAVGSGFIGGLIGGFLAGYLVVLIIKYIKMPN; encoded by the coding sequence GTGAAAACATTTTTTAATCAGTTGAATTTAAAAGGTCATTTACTTACGGCAATATCTTATTTAATTCCAGTTGTATGTGGAGCGGGATTCATGATCGCAATTGGGATGGCGTTAGGTGGAGATTCATCAACAGATTTGACGAAGACTGGCTATTCATTCTGGGATGTACTCGCAACACTTGGTGGTGCTGGACTGGGTATGTTACCAGTCGTTATTGCAACAGGTATAGCTTATTCAATTGCTGATAAACCGGGTATAGCACCTGGCCTCGTTATTGGTTTAACAGCTAATGCAGTTGGATCAGGTTTTATCGGAGGATTAATAGGTGGCTTCTTGGCAGGTTATCTTGTTGTATTAATTATTAAATATATCAAAATGCCAAATTGA
- the alsE gene encoding D-allulose 6-phosphate 3-epimerase, whose translation MENVKFSPSLMTMDLDKFSEQITFLNQHVESYHIDIMDGHYVPNITLSPWFIEQVKKISDVPISAHLMVTEPSFWVDELLKVDTDYICIHAEVVNGVAYRLIHKIHDQGKKVGIVLNPETPIEVIKPYIQYLDKITIMTVDPGFAGEKFIDETLDKIVELRKLRDEHQYKYLIEMDGSSNKKTFSKIQKANPDIYILGRSGLFGLDERIDEAWHKMIADFNNALTEV comes from the coding sequence ATGGAGAATGTAAAGTTTTCACCATCATTAATGACGATGGACTTAGATAAATTTAGCGAGCAGATTACATTTTTGAATCAGCACGTAGAATCTTATCATATAGATATTATGGACGGTCATTATGTCCCGAATATTACACTTTCACCTTGGTTTATTGAACAAGTTAAGAAAATTTCTGACGTACCAATTTCTGCGCATTTAATGGTCACGGAGCCTTCATTTTGGGTGGATGAATTATTAAAAGTAGATACAGATTATATATGTATACATGCAGAAGTCGTCAATGGTGTCGCTTACCGATTGATTCATAAGATTCATGATCAAGGTAAAAAAGTAGGGATCGTATTAAATCCAGAAACACCCATTGAAGTGATTAAACCATATATTCAATATTTAGATAAGATCACAATTATGACCGTTGACCCAGGGTTTGCTGGAGAAAAATTTATCGATGAAACATTAGATAAAATAGTAGAATTAAGAAAGTTAAGAGATGAACATCAATACAAATATTTAATTGAAATGGATGGTTCTTCAAATAAGAAGACATTTAGTAAAATTCAAAAAGCCAATCCAGATATTTATATATTGGGAAGAAGCGGGCTATTCGGTTTAGATGAACGTATTGACGAAGCATGGCACAAAATGATAGCAGACTTTAATAATGCATTAACTGAAGTATAA
- a CDS encoding ABC transporter permease — protein MKNLPNIISVSLKSIMKNKRRNIFTMIGIIIGIAAVITIMSLGNGFKKTASDEFADTGASKGQAMISFMPENMEGSKENPFDKQDIELVKQIDGVTDAKIKEDDSQSYGAKMTNSQKQSDINIFKKDLVDNASEGKGFTQSDNELKEKVVTIDQTIAKKAFKGDAIGKTLFIDDQGFKIIGIVNNPMYENTVNMPSETFNRYMGDLSQELPQLELKVDNDDNKKEIANKAAKLLNKRGSGMSEGSYQYSDMEEVMKSITQVFDAITYFVAAVAGISLFIAGIGVMNVMYISVAERTEEIAIRRAFGAKGRDIEIQFLIESIVLCLIGGIIGLIIGILISKLVEAVTPDMVQSVVSLGSILLAVGVSTLIGIVFGWIPARSASKKELIDIIK, from the coding sequence ATGAAGAACTTACCGAATATCATATCAGTCTCTCTCAAATCTATCATGAAGAATAAACGCCGTAACATCTTTACGATGATTGGTATTATTATCGGTATAGCTGCAGTCATTACCATTATGTCTTTAGGTAATGGTTTTAAAAAGACGGCATCTGATGAATTTGCAGATACGGGTGCGAGTAAAGGACAAGCTATGATTAGCTTCATGCCTGAAAATATGGAAGGCTCTAAAGAAAATCCATTCGACAAACAAGATATTGAGCTCGTCAAACAAATAGACGGTGTCACAGATGCTAAAATTAAAGAAGATGACAGTCAAAGTTATGGAGCAAAAATGACCAATTCACAAAAGCAATCTGACATCAATATCTTTAAAAAAGACCTTGTCGATAATGCATCTGAAGGTAAAGGATTCACACAATCAGATAATGAATTGAAAGAAAAAGTCGTCACAATCGATCAAACAATCGCTAAAAAAGCGTTCAAAGGTGACGCGATTGGCAAGACGTTATTTATAGATGACCAAGGATTTAAAATTATAGGTATTGTCAATAATCCTATGTATGAAAATACAGTCAATATGCCTAGCGAAACATTCAATCGATATATGGGAGACTTAAGTCAGGAACTTCCACAACTTGAATTAAAAGTAGATAACGATGATAACAAAAAAGAAATCGCTAATAAGGCAGCTAAGCTCTTAAATAAAAGAGGTTCGGGCATGAGCGAAGGTAGTTATCAGTATTCAGATATGGAAGAAGTCATGAAAAGTATTACACAAGTATTCGATGCCATTACGTACTTTGTTGCAGCAGTAGCAGGAATTTCATTATTCATTGCTGGTATAGGTGTGATGAATGTTATGTATATTTCAGTCGCTGAACGTACAGAAGAAATTGCGATAAGACGTGCATTTGGGGCTAAAGGTCGAGACATTGAAATACAATTCTTAATAGAAAGTATCGTGCTATGTCTAATCGGTGGCATTATAGGTTTAATCATAGGTATCTTGATTTCTAAACTTGTAGAAGCCGTTACACCTGATATGGTTCAAAGTGTTGTGAGTCTAGGATCTATTTTACTTGCTGTCGGCGTTTCAACGTTAATTGGTATTGTATTTGGTTGGATACCAGCAAGGTCAGCATCTAAGAAAGAACTAATAGATATAATTAAATAG
- a CDS encoding ABC transporter ATP-binding protein produces MINLVNVNRHFKNGEETNHILKDINISIDTGEFIAIMGPSGSGKSTLINILGFIDRGYTGEYLFDDENYQQVSDNKLAFIRNKTVGFVFQNFKLIQNNTIMENVSIPLLYSGMSSKERKQRVESVLKDVGIADKKHLVPNKLSGGQQQRVAIARSIVNKPKFIIADEPTGALDSQTSKDIMDLFVRLNREQNTTMIIVTHDRKVAEQTDRVIHILDGRVQREEVIE; encoded by the coding sequence ATGATTAATTTAGTAAATGTTAATCGACACTTTAAAAACGGAGAAGAAACAAATCATATATTGAAAGATATTAATATATCTATTGATACAGGTGAATTTATCGCGATTATGGGCCCTTCAGGTTCTGGGAAAAGTACACTAATTAATATTTTAGGGTTTATAGATAGAGGGTACACAGGTGAATATCTGTTTGATGATGAGAATTATCAACAAGTTTCAGATAATAAGCTTGCCTTTATTAGAAATAAAACAGTCGGTTTTGTCTTTCAAAATTTTAAATTGATACAAAATAATACGATTATGGAGAATGTTAGTATCCCCCTATTATATTCAGGTATGTCTTCAAAAGAACGTAAACAACGTGTTGAATCTGTCTTAAAAGACGTTGGAATAGCAGATAAAAAACATCTTGTACCGAATAAGTTATCGGGTGGTCAACAACAACGTGTCGCCATCGCGCGCTCGATTGTCAATAAACCTAAATTCATTATTGCTGATGAACCAACAGGTGCGCTTGATTCTCAAACTTCTAAAGATATTATGGATTTATTTGTGCGACTTAATCGTGAACAAAATACAACCATGATTATTGTTACGCATGATCGTAAAGTAGCTGAACAAACTGATCGCGTGATACACATATTAGATGGCCGTGTTCAGCGAGAAGAGGTGATAGAATGA